The following coding sequences lie in one Arachis hypogaea cultivar Tifrunner chromosome 4, arahy.Tifrunner.gnm2.J5K5, whole genome shotgun sequence genomic window:
- the LOC112796748 gene encoding zinc finger BED domain-containing protein RICESLEEPER 2-like has protein sequence MSASTQPSSPPSSVRKNRSAVWDHFDVENAIEKKAKCKYCGSLIQYGNGTSSMGGHLRRCKQNPNNDSNKRRKMTTTPTIDERGVLNSPSASKFDQEEARRALVEMFIGEELPFRFVESPKFRKFVHALQARFKVPSRTTLARDIGALYAEEKMKLQDFLSTNCGRVCLTTDTWTSIQNFTYMSLTAHFVDLDWKLHKKILNFCQVTSHSGEVIGATIESCLNNWNLNRVFSVTVDNASSNDVAIKYLKQRLNSWNSIILNGEFIHMRCCAHIINLIVKEGLKEIDESVLRIRSAVKYVRSSPSRASRFQKCVELEKIQYKGLPCMDVETRWNSTYQMLEVALKHRKAFELLALKDNAYIGEMNGGKGKGVPSDSDWEYAESIVLFLRVFSDATIRVSGTLYVTSDMYMKEVFAIGRFIRHSCDSVDFSTMSMAERMRVKYEKYWGNPDSVNMLLLIAIVLNPMQKIEYVNYFLDYFFGEEKGGELKSKLSKCIKLLYQQYQSSEEASEADTQDVQANNINTDLHGMGFFLQATGRRTNTRSELDRYLQEECEPYSHKFDILNWWKVNSTRFPILGNMAREVLAIPVSTVASESAFSTGGRVLDPYRSSLTPRMVEALVCTGDWLKEDLFSALDDDGEVLQQVDQDIFSSNDGACSMAASIDNLDDD, from the exons ATGTCCGCTAGCACTCAACCATCTTCTCCACCGTCAAGTGTTCGTAAGAATCGGTCAGCTGTCTGGGATCATTTTGATGTAGAGAATGCTATCGAGAAGAAGGCTAAATGCAAATATTGTGGTAGCTTAATACAATATGGGAATGGAACTAGCTCAATGGGTGGTCATTTGAGAAGATGCAAGCAAAATCCTAATAATGAttcgaacaaaagaagaaaaatgacgaCCACACCGACTATAGATGAGCGTGGTGTTTTAAATTCACCCAGTGCTTCCAAATTTGACCAAGAGGAGGCTCGAAGGGCACTTGTGGAAATGTTTATTGGGGAAGAGCTACCATTTCGCTTCGTTGAAAGCCCGAAATTCCGAAAATTTGTGCATGCTCTACAAGCAAGATTCAAAGTTCCTTCACGGACTACATTAGCACGTGACATTGGAGCTCTTTATGCTGAAGAGAAGATGAAGTTGCAAGATTTTCTTTCGACAAATTGTGGTAGAGTATGTCTAACCACTGACACTTggacttcaattcaaaattttacttaTATGAGTTTGACAGCACACTTTGTTGATTTGGATtggaaattacataaaaaaatacttaatttttgtCAAGTGACAAGTCATTCAGGAGAGGTTATAGGAGCAACAATTGAATCTTGTTTAAATAATTGGAATTTGAATCGGGTCTTTAGTGTGACAGTTGATAATGCCTCGTCTAACGATGTTGCAATTAAATATCTGAAGCAGCGATTGAATTCTTGGAATAGCATTATTTTGAATGGTGAATTTATTCATATGAGGTGTTGTGCACATATTATAAACTTAATTGTAAAAGAGGGGTTGAAAGAGATTGATGAATCAGTCTTGAGGATTCGTAGTGCAGTAAAGTATGTTAGATCTTCTCCATCTAGAGCTAGTAGGTTTCAAAAGTGTGTTGAACTAGAAAAAATCCAATATAAAGGCTTGCCTTGCATGGATGTTGAGACTAGGTGGAACTCTACTTATCAAATGTTAGAGGTAGCTTTGAAGCATCGCAAAGCATTTGAGTTGCTTGCTTTGAAAGATAATGCCTATATAGGAGAGATGAATGGAGGAAAAGGGAAAGGTGTTCCTTCTGATTCAGACTGGGAGTATGCTGAGTCCATTGTACTATTTTTGCGAGTGTTCAGTGATGCCACTATACGTGTTTCTGGTACCTTATATGTTACCAGTGATATGTATATGAAGGAAGTATTTGCAATTGGACGATTTATTCGTCATTCTTGTGATTCTGTTGATTTTAGTACTATGTCAATGGCAGAAAGGATGAGGGTTAAGTATGAGAAGTATTGGGGCAATCCTGATTCAGTGAATATGTTGTTATTGATTGCTATCGTACTTAATCCAATGCAAAAGATTGAGTATGTCAATTATTTCTTGGATTACTTCtttggagaagaaaaaggaggcGAATTGAAGTCAAAGTTGTCCAAGTGCATAAAGTTACTTTATCAGCAATACCAAAGTTCTGAGGAAGCAAGTGAAGCTGATACGCAAGATGTTCAAGCCAACAACATTAATACCGATCTTCATGGCATGGGCTTTTTTCTGCAAGCAACCGGTCGCAGAACAAATACAAGATCTGAACTTGATAGATATTTACAAGAAGAATGTGAGCCATACTCCCATAAGTTCGATATACTAAACTGGTGGAAGGTCAACTCAACCCGATTTCCAATTCTTGGAAATATGGCTCGTGAGGTATTGGCTATACCTGTTTCTACGGTAGCTTCGGAGTCAGCATTTAGTACTGGAGGAAGAGTCCTTGATCCATACCGCAGTTCTTTAACACCTAGAATGGTAGAAGCCTTAGTCTGCACAGGAGATTGGCTTAAGGAAGATCTTTTCTCTGCTttagatgatgatggtgaagttCTTCAACAAGTTGATCAAG ATATATTTTCCTCTAATGATGGTGCTTGTTCTATGGCGGCATCAATTGATAATCTTGATGATGACTAG